A genomic segment from Acyrthosiphon pisum isolate AL4f chromosome A3, pea_aphid_22Mar2018_4r6ur, whole genome shotgun sequence encodes:
- the LOC100168554 gene encoding lateral signaling target protein 2 homolog: MASDIINYSSRHYQPNYSVKQECMTALGVAATPLSSAVPGDGRYVVQDLSPSAPSYWMPGAEQQQMVTCVVGSTASSSSSFVDDESTSYEDITYNNYGSSSVAALQAAAAAAAAVANCDYSGLYGHHLQQHQQQQQQPLLQYGNVGYYDGGSGGYHQLDHLQGYDEKPAAYDNNNAADVCDMNSAVTAAAVAVAYDDPYATVAVSQLDRQQLTPQYRPAQQSNNNASAADDDDDDDENDNDEEANDGDDNNKRLQLQPQQQQQLQFQRRQHLLQQQQHLMQQQCSSSESAPTTLMPAAVPVVRVVKRRNTANKKERRRTQSINNAFSDLRDCIPNVPSDTKLSKIKTLRLATSYIGYLMTVLDSDDPDTDGFKADLSAHTSKRSVQTPHVQAEKTQQQQMMIARNPLNPTNDHQHQEHQHHHKRSKGRTGWPQDVWALELKQEQV; encoded by the exons ATGGCGAGTGATATAATCAACTATTCTTCTCGACATTATCAACCGAATTATTCAG TGAAGCAAGAATGTATGACGGCCCTCGGTGTAGCGGCCACGCCACTGTCGTCAGCCGTGCCCGGCGACGGGCGTTACGTCGTCCAGGACCTGTCGCCGTCGGCTCCGTCCTACTGGATGCCTGGCGCAGAACAGCAGCAGATGGTGACGTGCGTCGTCGGTAGCACGgcgtcgtcttcgtcgtcgttCGTGGACGACGAATCCACGTCGTACGAGGACATCACGTACAATAATTACGGATCATCTTCAGTGGCCGCGCTGCAGGCCGCCGCCGCAGCCGCGGCTGCCGTGGCCAATTGCGACTACAGTGGCCTTTACGGTCATCATCTGCAGCAACaccaacagcaacagcagcaaccGCTGCTGCAGTACGGTAACGTCGGTTACTACGACGGCGGCAGCGGCGGTTACCACCAGCTCGACCACTTGCAGGGCTACGACGAAAAGCCGGCGGcgtacgacaacaacaacgcGGCCGATGTATGTGACATGAATTCCGCAGTAACGGCCGCCGCTGTGGCCGTCGCCTATGACGATCCGTACGCCACAGTCGCCGTGTCACAACTCGACCGACAGCAGCTTACGCCACAG TACCGTCCTGCACAACAAAGTAACAACAATGCCTCTGctgccgacgacgacgacgacgacgacgaaaacGACAACGATGAAGAAGCAAACGACGGCGATGACAACAATAAACGACTGCAGCTTCAGccgcagcagcaacagcaactgCAATTTCAACGGCGACAACATTTGCTGCAACAGCAACAGCATCTGATGCAGCAACAGTGCAGTTCTTCGGAGTCTGCCCCGACGACTCTGATGCCGGCGGCGGTGCCGGTTGTGCGCGTCGTCAAGCGCAGGAACACGGCCAACAAGAAGGAACGGCGACGGACGCAGAGCATCAACAACGCGTTCTCCGACCTCCGGGACTGCATACCCAACGTGCCGTCCGACACCAAACTGTCGAAAATCAAAACGCTCCGGCTGGCCACGTCTTACATTGGTTACCTGATGACCGTGCTGGACAGCGACGACCCGGACACAGACGGTTTCAAAGCCGACCTGTCCGCGCACACGTCCAAACGGTCGGTGCAGACGCCACACGTGCAGGCCGAGAAGACCCAACAACAGCAG atgatGATCGCCCGAAACCCTTTGAATCCTACCAATGACCACCAACACCAAGAACACCAACACCACCACAAGCGGAGCAAAGGCAGAACCGGGTGGCCACAAGACGTGTGGGCATTAGAACTGAAACAAGAACAAGTGTAA